One window of the Bombus huntii isolate Logan2020A chromosome 18, iyBomHunt1.1, whole genome shotgun sequence genome contains the following:
- the LOC126875393 gene encoding putative uncharacterized protein DDB_G0282133 isoform X1 — MSLEKKLISNTMSKRNKPSKHRICCFCRLSENNELEFGKFYEDGEIVTHYYCLLLSSNMQQRGKDDEGILGFLKTDIKKEISRGKRLVCSYCKKAGATLGCCNVKCKKIFHYPCGLRAGTLNQFFDEFRSYCIKHRPKQKIDARVKIELSKTNKVVCCICYDEVDPYDTVGTMWAPCCKKNAWFHRKCVQQLAMSAGYFFKCPLCNNKNLFQKAMSEFGIFIPSQDASWELVPNAFEELLYRHDQCNAPICLCPKGRKYTSCNAKWELALCRTCGSQGTHMACGQLKWANPVWECRECISILGKSKVTASSSTTKDTLQNVSDFKDSDSDISVGKDSPIPFTSSSPLISSASQSPIVKQRPGPRSFKLRQLKLIEEMQNNNKYQTNENINTMLDPTNVEKHSLQSTSTKESFMSVSNSVTASMFHNYEDSSNSSIWHSKSQLDKQVDIVTLDSDDDIIEASNFISLNNVFIEANESENCLSSFKRNKVESNKSDTIYDSSLLKIEKLLQENNQNQTDTNNSLISNLNVTEFDNLKKFSPQNKTNFNILDNVVQLNDENEHNYTDFTSNIKITNVVSLAPKEFENLSSIEVEQKINNPTTQNRDGSISNNSLLQPSCYHSNILKLNLKRKRDKSISFPIASCISEPKKLRETNSVMEETSRASHIPLHAFTYAASNKNNLKISNHNEDSTSIDEFHLQNKKQHIQIKQNCNKNQDIPHTSSAKCSLKMNVSNNIFTNNTDTNKENFHMSVDTVNEMNKISKNIKVNNNIKDCDEDGGISPVVESSNRSFTNDTRINCIDKSITLDHSKSKRSQIAEQWKPQNDVEMLMLKQHRTSNNKFHNMYWQGKSESTDSNYSQLIPEYVCLRDLKFRVSNINNLQMILYDKYSVNINMECVTTTRKNTTFDVPIKKVAPQCIFKTQNDTLLNFRSGNIYSNKDKNTNIFVNEYSEHDQDDIKENLDPVITIPCKNTKDDLLINATLVTNNPNIFTNNNNQSENKTVEHNDGGRNHETIRLRDDIKNNFDAITSCNHNYAKSIIDVEQNIQNLNFDDIIDKTYEIHHMKKGLKTDFKVSIDLKKIKCFVDDNPNLFSRYKKEDSKRCIQQANFLKEQNNIQTNFNSSEHVKNSSIDESKHDENFTLSTSKYVIKELTSHNTETEKN, encoded by the exons ATGTctttagaaaagaaattaattt caAACACCATGTCAAAGCGCAATAAACCATCTAAACATAGAATTTGCTGCTTCTGTAGATTATCAGAGAATAATGAATTggaatttggaaaattttatgAAGATGGTGAAATTGTTACACATTATTATTGTTTG CTTTTATCATCAAACATGCAACAGAGAGGAAAGGATGATGAAGGTATTTTAGGATTTTTGAAAACAGATataaagaaggaaattagCAGGGGCAAAAGATTG GTATGTTCATACTGCAAAAAAGCTGGTGCCACTTTGGGATGTTgtaatgtaaaatgtaaaaaaatatttcattatccTTGTGGGCTAAGGGCTGGAACCCTAAATCAATTTTTTGATGAATTTAG atcatattgtataaagcATAGACCAAAACAGAAAATAGATGCTCGAGTCAAAATTGAGTTGTCAAAAACCAATAAAGTAGTATGTTGCATATGTTATGATGAAGTAGATCCTTATGATACAGTTGGTACAATGTGGGCTCCATGTTGCAAAAAAAATGCATGGTTTCATAGAAAATGTGTTCAg cAACTGGCTATGAGTGCTGGATATTTTTTTAAGTGTCCTTTatgcaataataaaaatttatttcaaaaggCAATGTCAGAATTTGGTATTTTTATTCCAAGTCa AGATGCTTCTTGGGAACTCGTACCGAATGCATTTGAAGAACTTTTATATAGACATGATCAATGTAATGCTCCAATATGCTTATGTCCcaaaggtagaaaatatacaaGTTGTAACGC GAAATGGGAATTAGCTCTTTGTCGAACTTGTGGTTCACAAGGAACTCACATGGCTTGTGGACAGCTTAAATGGGCTAATCCTGTTTGGGAATGTAGAGAGTGTATTTCTATTCTAG GCAAATCTAAGGTGACTGCTAGTTCAAGCACAACAAAAGATACATTACA GAATGTTTCTGATTTCAAAGATTCTGACAGTGATATTTCTGTTGGTAAAGACTCACCTATACCATTTACATCAAGTTCACCACTTATAAGTTCTGCATCACAATCACCAATAGTTAAACAACGCCCTGGCCCTCGGAGTTTTAAATTAAGACAGCTTAAACTAATTGAAGAAATGCAAAA CAATAATAAGTATCAAAccaatgaaaatataaataccaTGTTGGATCCAACGAATGTGGAAAAGCACAGCCTGCAGTCTACAAGTACTAAGGAAAGTTTTATGAGTGTGTCAAATTCAGTAACAGCTTCAATGTTTCATAATTATGAAGATAGTTCCAATTCTTCAATTTGGCATTCCAAATCACAACTGGACAAACAAGTTGATATTGTTACACTCGATAGTGATGATGACATTATAGAG gccagtaattttatttcattaaataacGTGTTTATTGAAGctaatgaaagtgaaaattgtttatcttcatttaaaagaaataaagtcGAATCTAATAAAAGTGATACTATATACGATTCTAGtctattaaaaatagaaaaattgttaCAAGAAAACAATCAAAATCAAACAGATACTAATAATTCCTTGATAAGTAATTTAAATGTAActgaatttgataatttaaagaaattcagTCCAcagaataaaacaaattttaacattttggATAATGTAGTACAATTAAACGATGAAAATGAACACAATTATACTGATTTTActtcaaatatcaaaattacaAATGTAGTTTCATTGGCACCCAAAGAATTTGAGAATCTATCATCTATTGAAGTAGAACAAAAGATCAATAATCCAACAACACAAAATAGGGATGGATCGATAAGTAATAATTCACTGCTACAACCTTCATGTTATCAcagtaatattttaaaattaaatttaaaaagaaaacgtgATAAAAGTATATCGTTCCCAATAGCTTCATGCATAAGTGAACCTAAAAAGTTGCGGGAAACTAATAGTGTAATGGAAGAAACATCACGAGCATCACACATACCTTTACATGCTTTTACATATGCTGCatccaataaaaataatctaaaAATTAGTAATCATAATGAGGATAGCACTTCGATAGATGAATTTCATTTGCAAAACAAAAAACAACATAttcaaattaaacaaaattgtaATAAGAATCAAGATATTCCACATACGTCTAGTGCAAAATGTTCATTAAAAATGAATGtatcaaataatatattcacTAATAATACTGATACaaacaaagaaaattttcaCATGTCTGTAGATACTGtaaatgaaatgaataaaatatctaaaaatattaaagttaataataacataaaagaT TGTGATGAGGATGGAGGTATCAGCCCTGTTGTTGAATCAAGTAACAGAAGTTTCACAAATGATACAAGAATTAATTGCATTGACAAATCTATTACACTAGACCATTCAAAATCAAAAAGATCACAAATAGCCGAACAATGGAAACCTCAGAACGATGTTGAAAT GCTTATGCTAAAACAACACAGGAcatcaaataataaatttcacaaTATGTATTGGCAAGGGAAAAGTGAATCCACAGACAGTAATTATTCTCAATTAATACCAGAATATGTGTGTTTACGTGATCTTAAGTTTCGTGTAtctaatataaataatctgcag ATGATcttatatgataaatattctgtaaatattaatatggaATGTGTAACTACTACAAGGAAGAACACTACATTTGATGTACCAATAAAGAAGGTTGCTCCacaatgtatttttaaaacacAAAATGATACTTTACTAAATTTTAGATCTggaaatatttatagcaaTAAAGACAAAAACACAAACATATTTGTTAATGAATACTCTGAACATGATCAAGATGATATAAAGGAAAATCTGGATCCAGTAATAACAATTCCTTGCAAAAATACAAAAGATGATTTACTAATTAATGCAACATTAGTTACAAATAatccaaatatttttacaaataacaaTAATCAAAGTGAGAATAAAACAGTTGAGCATAATGATGGAGGACGAAATCATGAAACTATTAGATTACGTGACGACATTAAAAATAACTTCGATGCCATTACAAGTTGTAACCATAATTATGCTAAAAGTATTATTGATGTAgaacaaaatattcaaaatttaaacTTTGATGATATTATAGACAAAACATATGAAATACACCATATGAAAAAAggtttgaaaacagattttaaAGTAAGtattgatttaaaaaagattaaatGTTTTGTCGATGATAATCCAAACTTGTTCTCAAGATATAAAAAAGAGGATAGTAAAAGGTGCATTCAACaagcaaattttttaaaagaacaaaataatatacaaacaaattttaactCATCAGAACATGTAAAAAATTCAAGCATAGATGAATCAAAACACGAtgaaaattttacattatctacatctaaatatgtaataaaagaaTTGACAAGTCACAACACTGAAACTGAAAAAAATTGA
- the LOC126875393 gene encoding putative uncharacterized protein DDB_G0282133 isoform X3, translated as MSLEKKLISNTMSKRNKPSKHRICCFCRLSENNELEFGKFYEDGEIVTHYYCLLLSSNMQQRGKDDEGILGFLKTDIKKEISRGKRLVCSYCKKAGATLGCCNVKCKKIFHYPCGLRAGTLNQFFDEFRSYCIKHRPKQKIDARVKIELSKTNKVVCCICYDEVDPYDTVGTMWAPCCKKNAWFHRKCVQQLAMSAGYFFKCPLCNNKNLFQKAMSEFGIFIPSQDASWELVPNAFEELLYRHDQCNAPICLCPKGRKYTSCNAKWELALCRTCGSQGTHMACGQLKWANPVWECRECISILGKSKVTASSSTTKDTLQNVSDFKDSDSDISVGKDSPIPFTSSSPLISSASQSPIVKQRPGPRSFKLRQLKLIEEMQNNNKYQTNENINTMLDPTNVEKHSLQSTSTKESFMSVSNSVTASMFHNYEDSSNSSIWHSKSQLDKQVDIVTLDSDDDIIEASNFISLNNVFIEANESENCLSSFKRNKVESNKSDTIYDSSLLKIEKLLQENNQNQTDTNNSLISNLNVTEFDNLKKFSPQNKTNFNILDNVVQLNDENEHNYTDFTSNIKITNVVSLAPKEFENLSSIEVEQKINNPTTQNRDGSISNNSLLQPSCYHSNILKLNLKRKRDKSISFPIASCISEPKKLRETNSVMEETSRASHIPLHAFTYAASNKNNLKISNHNEDSTSIDEFHLQNKKQHIQIKQNCNKNQDIPHTSSAKCSLKMNVSNNIFTNNTDTNKENFHMSVDTVNEMNKISKNIKVNNNIKDCDEDGGISPVVESSNRSFTNDTRINCIDKSITLDHSKSKRSQIAEQWKPQNDVEMTSNNKFHNMYWQGKSESTDSNYSQLIPEYVCLRDLKFRVSNINNLQMILYDKYSVNINMECVTTTRKNTTFDVPIKKVAPQCIFKTQNDTLLNFRSGNIYSNKDKNTNIFVNEYSEHDQDDIKENLDPVITIPCKNTKDDLLINATLVTNNPNIFTNNNNQSENKTVEHNDGGRNHETIRLRDDIKNNFDAITSCNHNYAKSIIDVEQNIQNLNFDDIIDKTYEIHHMKKGLKTDFKVSIDLKKIKCFVDDNPNLFSRYKKEDSKRCIQQANFLKEQNNIQTNFNSSEHVKNSSIDESKHDENFTLSTSKYVIKELTSHNTETEKN; from the exons ATGTctttagaaaagaaattaattt caAACACCATGTCAAAGCGCAATAAACCATCTAAACATAGAATTTGCTGCTTCTGTAGATTATCAGAGAATAATGAATTggaatttggaaaattttatgAAGATGGTGAAATTGTTACACATTATTATTGTTTG CTTTTATCATCAAACATGCAACAGAGAGGAAAGGATGATGAAGGTATTTTAGGATTTTTGAAAACAGATataaagaaggaaattagCAGGGGCAAAAGATTG GTATGTTCATACTGCAAAAAAGCTGGTGCCACTTTGGGATGTTgtaatgtaaaatgtaaaaaaatatttcattatccTTGTGGGCTAAGGGCTGGAACCCTAAATCAATTTTTTGATGAATTTAG atcatattgtataaagcATAGACCAAAACAGAAAATAGATGCTCGAGTCAAAATTGAGTTGTCAAAAACCAATAAAGTAGTATGTTGCATATGTTATGATGAAGTAGATCCTTATGATACAGTTGGTACAATGTGGGCTCCATGTTGCAAAAAAAATGCATGGTTTCATAGAAAATGTGTTCAg cAACTGGCTATGAGTGCTGGATATTTTTTTAAGTGTCCTTTatgcaataataaaaatttatttcaaaaggCAATGTCAGAATTTGGTATTTTTATTCCAAGTCa AGATGCTTCTTGGGAACTCGTACCGAATGCATTTGAAGAACTTTTATATAGACATGATCAATGTAATGCTCCAATATGCTTATGTCCcaaaggtagaaaatatacaaGTTGTAACGC GAAATGGGAATTAGCTCTTTGTCGAACTTGTGGTTCACAAGGAACTCACATGGCTTGTGGACAGCTTAAATGGGCTAATCCTGTTTGGGAATGTAGAGAGTGTATTTCTATTCTAG GCAAATCTAAGGTGACTGCTAGTTCAAGCACAACAAAAGATACATTACA GAATGTTTCTGATTTCAAAGATTCTGACAGTGATATTTCTGTTGGTAAAGACTCACCTATACCATTTACATCAAGTTCACCACTTATAAGTTCTGCATCACAATCACCAATAGTTAAACAACGCCCTGGCCCTCGGAGTTTTAAATTAAGACAGCTTAAACTAATTGAAGAAATGCAAAA CAATAATAAGTATCAAAccaatgaaaatataaataccaTGTTGGATCCAACGAATGTGGAAAAGCACAGCCTGCAGTCTACAAGTACTAAGGAAAGTTTTATGAGTGTGTCAAATTCAGTAACAGCTTCAATGTTTCATAATTATGAAGATAGTTCCAATTCTTCAATTTGGCATTCCAAATCACAACTGGACAAACAAGTTGATATTGTTACACTCGATAGTGATGATGACATTATAGAG gccagtaattttatttcattaaataacGTGTTTATTGAAGctaatgaaagtgaaaattgtttatcttcatttaaaagaaataaagtcGAATCTAATAAAAGTGATACTATATACGATTCTAGtctattaaaaatagaaaaattgttaCAAGAAAACAATCAAAATCAAACAGATACTAATAATTCCTTGATAAGTAATTTAAATGTAActgaatttgataatttaaagaaattcagTCCAcagaataaaacaaattttaacattttggATAATGTAGTACAATTAAACGATGAAAATGAACACAATTATACTGATTTTActtcaaatatcaaaattacaAATGTAGTTTCATTGGCACCCAAAGAATTTGAGAATCTATCATCTATTGAAGTAGAACAAAAGATCAATAATCCAACAACACAAAATAGGGATGGATCGATAAGTAATAATTCACTGCTACAACCTTCATGTTATCAcagtaatattttaaaattaaatttaaaaagaaaacgtgATAAAAGTATATCGTTCCCAATAGCTTCATGCATAAGTGAACCTAAAAAGTTGCGGGAAACTAATAGTGTAATGGAAGAAACATCACGAGCATCACACATACCTTTACATGCTTTTACATATGCTGCatccaataaaaataatctaaaAATTAGTAATCATAATGAGGATAGCACTTCGATAGATGAATTTCATTTGCAAAACAAAAAACAACATAttcaaattaaacaaaattgtaATAAGAATCAAGATATTCCACATACGTCTAGTGCAAAATGTTCATTAAAAATGAATGtatcaaataatatattcacTAATAATACTGATACaaacaaagaaaattttcaCATGTCTGTAGATACTGtaaatgaaatgaataaaatatctaaaaatattaaagttaataataacataaaagaT TGTGATGAGGATGGAGGTATCAGCCCTGTTGTTGAATCAAGTAACAGAAGTTTCACAAATGATACAAGAATTAATTGCATTGACAAATCTATTACACTAGACCATTCAAAATCAAAAAGATCACAAATAGCCGAACAATGGAAACCTCAGAACGATGTTGAAAT GAcatcaaataataaatttcacaaTATGTATTGGCAAGGGAAAAGTGAATCCACAGACAGTAATTATTCTCAATTAATACCAGAATATGTGTGTTTACGTGATCTTAAGTTTCGTGTAtctaatataaataatctgcag ATGATcttatatgataaatattctgtaaatattaatatggaATGTGTAACTACTACAAGGAAGAACACTACATTTGATGTACCAATAAAGAAGGTTGCTCCacaatgtatttttaaaacacAAAATGATACTTTACTAAATTTTAGATCTggaaatatttatagcaaTAAAGACAAAAACACAAACATATTTGTTAATGAATACTCTGAACATGATCAAGATGATATAAAGGAAAATCTGGATCCAGTAATAACAATTCCTTGCAAAAATACAAAAGATGATTTACTAATTAATGCAACATTAGTTACAAATAatccaaatatttttacaaataacaaTAATCAAAGTGAGAATAAAACAGTTGAGCATAATGATGGAGGACGAAATCATGAAACTATTAGATTACGTGACGACATTAAAAATAACTTCGATGCCATTACAAGTTGTAACCATAATTATGCTAAAAGTATTATTGATGTAgaacaaaatattcaaaatttaaacTTTGATGATATTATAGACAAAACATATGAAATACACCATATGAAAAAAggtttgaaaacagattttaaAGTAAGtattgatttaaaaaagattaaatGTTTTGTCGATGATAATCCAAACTTGTTCTCAAGATATAAAAAAGAGGATAGTAAAAGGTGCATTCAACaagcaaattttttaaaagaacaaaataatatacaaacaaattttaactCATCAGAACATGTAAAAAATTCAAGCATAGATGAATCAAAACACGAtgaaaattttacattatctacatctaaatatgtaataaaagaaTTGACAAGTCACAACACTGAAACTGAAAAAAATTGA
- the LOC126875393 gene encoding putative uncharacterized protein DDB_G0282133 isoform X2, translating into MCVYIFNANTMSKRNKPSKHRICCFCRLSENNELEFGKFYEDGEIVTHYYCLLLSSNMQQRGKDDEGILGFLKTDIKKEISRGKRLVCSYCKKAGATLGCCNVKCKKIFHYPCGLRAGTLNQFFDEFRSYCIKHRPKQKIDARVKIELSKTNKVVCCICYDEVDPYDTVGTMWAPCCKKNAWFHRKCVQQLAMSAGYFFKCPLCNNKNLFQKAMSEFGIFIPSQDASWELVPNAFEELLYRHDQCNAPICLCPKGRKYTSCNAKWELALCRTCGSQGTHMACGQLKWANPVWECRECISILGKSKVTASSSTTKDTLQNVSDFKDSDSDISVGKDSPIPFTSSSPLISSASQSPIVKQRPGPRSFKLRQLKLIEEMQNNNKYQTNENINTMLDPTNVEKHSLQSTSTKESFMSVSNSVTASMFHNYEDSSNSSIWHSKSQLDKQVDIVTLDSDDDIIEASNFISLNNVFIEANESENCLSSFKRNKVESNKSDTIYDSSLLKIEKLLQENNQNQTDTNNSLISNLNVTEFDNLKKFSPQNKTNFNILDNVVQLNDENEHNYTDFTSNIKITNVVSLAPKEFENLSSIEVEQKINNPTTQNRDGSISNNSLLQPSCYHSNILKLNLKRKRDKSISFPIASCISEPKKLRETNSVMEETSRASHIPLHAFTYAASNKNNLKISNHNEDSTSIDEFHLQNKKQHIQIKQNCNKNQDIPHTSSAKCSLKMNVSNNIFTNNTDTNKENFHMSVDTVNEMNKISKNIKVNNNIKDCDEDGGISPVVESSNRSFTNDTRINCIDKSITLDHSKSKRSQIAEQWKPQNDVEMLMLKQHRTSNNKFHNMYWQGKSESTDSNYSQLIPEYVCLRDLKFRVSNINNLQMILYDKYSVNINMECVTTTRKNTTFDVPIKKVAPQCIFKTQNDTLLNFRSGNIYSNKDKNTNIFVNEYSEHDQDDIKENLDPVITIPCKNTKDDLLINATLVTNNPNIFTNNNNQSENKTVEHNDGGRNHETIRLRDDIKNNFDAITSCNHNYAKSIIDVEQNIQNLNFDDIIDKTYEIHHMKKGLKTDFKVSIDLKKIKCFVDDNPNLFSRYKKEDSKRCIQQANFLKEQNNIQTNFNSSEHVKNSSIDESKHDENFTLSTSKYVIKELTSHNTETEKN; encoded by the exons atgtgtgtatatatattcaaTG caAACACCATGTCAAAGCGCAATAAACCATCTAAACATAGAATTTGCTGCTTCTGTAGATTATCAGAGAATAATGAATTggaatttggaaaattttatgAAGATGGTGAAATTGTTACACATTATTATTGTTTG CTTTTATCATCAAACATGCAACAGAGAGGAAAGGATGATGAAGGTATTTTAGGATTTTTGAAAACAGATataaagaaggaaattagCAGGGGCAAAAGATTG GTATGTTCATACTGCAAAAAAGCTGGTGCCACTTTGGGATGTTgtaatgtaaaatgtaaaaaaatatttcattatccTTGTGGGCTAAGGGCTGGAACCCTAAATCAATTTTTTGATGAATTTAG atcatattgtataaagcATAGACCAAAACAGAAAATAGATGCTCGAGTCAAAATTGAGTTGTCAAAAACCAATAAAGTAGTATGTTGCATATGTTATGATGAAGTAGATCCTTATGATACAGTTGGTACAATGTGGGCTCCATGTTGCAAAAAAAATGCATGGTTTCATAGAAAATGTGTTCAg cAACTGGCTATGAGTGCTGGATATTTTTTTAAGTGTCCTTTatgcaataataaaaatttatttcaaaaggCAATGTCAGAATTTGGTATTTTTATTCCAAGTCa AGATGCTTCTTGGGAACTCGTACCGAATGCATTTGAAGAACTTTTATATAGACATGATCAATGTAATGCTCCAATATGCTTATGTCCcaaaggtagaaaatatacaaGTTGTAACGC GAAATGGGAATTAGCTCTTTGTCGAACTTGTGGTTCACAAGGAACTCACATGGCTTGTGGACAGCTTAAATGGGCTAATCCTGTTTGGGAATGTAGAGAGTGTATTTCTATTCTAG GCAAATCTAAGGTGACTGCTAGTTCAAGCACAACAAAAGATACATTACA GAATGTTTCTGATTTCAAAGATTCTGACAGTGATATTTCTGTTGGTAAAGACTCACCTATACCATTTACATCAAGTTCACCACTTATAAGTTCTGCATCACAATCACCAATAGTTAAACAACGCCCTGGCCCTCGGAGTTTTAAATTAAGACAGCTTAAACTAATTGAAGAAATGCAAAA CAATAATAAGTATCAAAccaatgaaaatataaataccaTGTTGGATCCAACGAATGTGGAAAAGCACAGCCTGCAGTCTACAAGTACTAAGGAAAGTTTTATGAGTGTGTCAAATTCAGTAACAGCTTCAATGTTTCATAATTATGAAGATAGTTCCAATTCTTCAATTTGGCATTCCAAATCACAACTGGACAAACAAGTTGATATTGTTACACTCGATAGTGATGATGACATTATAGAG gccagtaattttatttcattaaataacGTGTTTATTGAAGctaatgaaagtgaaaattgtttatcttcatttaaaagaaataaagtcGAATCTAATAAAAGTGATACTATATACGATTCTAGtctattaaaaatagaaaaattgttaCAAGAAAACAATCAAAATCAAACAGATACTAATAATTCCTTGATAAGTAATTTAAATGTAActgaatttgataatttaaagaaattcagTCCAcagaataaaacaaattttaacattttggATAATGTAGTACAATTAAACGATGAAAATGAACACAATTATACTGATTTTActtcaaatatcaaaattacaAATGTAGTTTCATTGGCACCCAAAGAATTTGAGAATCTATCATCTATTGAAGTAGAACAAAAGATCAATAATCCAACAACACAAAATAGGGATGGATCGATAAGTAATAATTCACTGCTACAACCTTCATGTTATCAcagtaatattttaaaattaaatttaaaaagaaaacgtgATAAAAGTATATCGTTCCCAATAGCTTCATGCATAAGTGAACCTAAAAAGTTGCGGGAAACTAATAGTGTAATGGAAGAAACATCACGAGCATCACACATACCTTTACATGCTTTTACATATGCTGCatccaataaaaataatctaaaAATTAGTAATCATAATGAGGATAGCACTTCGATAGATGAATTTCATTTGCAAAACAAAAAACAACATAttcaaattaaacaaaattgtaATAAGAATCAAGATATTCCACATACGTCTAGTGCAAAATGTTCATTAAAAATGAATGtatcaaataatatattcacTAATAATACTGATACaaacaaagaaaattttcaCATGTCTGTAGATACTGtaaatgaaatgaataaaatatctaaaaatattaaagttaataataacataaaagaT TGTGATGAGGATGGAGGTATCAGCCCTGTTGTTGAATCAAGTAACAGAAGTTTCACAAATGATACAAGAATTAATTGCATTGACAAATCTATTACACTAGACCATTCAAAATCAAAAAGATCACAAATAGCCGAACAATGGAAACCTCAGAACGATGTTGAAAT GCTTATGCTAAAACAACACAGGAcatcaaataataaatttcacaaTATGTATTGGCAAGGGAAAAGTGAATCCACAGACAGTAATTATTCTCAATTAATACCAGAATATGTGTGTTTACGTGATCTTAAGTTTCGTGTAtctaatataaataatctgcag ATGATcttatatgataaatattctgtaaatattaatatggaATGTGTAACTACTACAAGGAAGAACACTACATTTGATGTACCAATAAAGAAGGTTGCTCCacaatgtatttttaaaacacAAAATGATACTTTACTAAATTTTAGATCTggaaatatttatagcaaTAAAGACAAAAACACAAACATATTTGTTAATGAATACTCTGAACATGATCAAGATGATATAAAGGAAAATCTGGATCCAGTAATAACAATTCCTTGCAAAAATACAAAAGATGATTTACTAATTAATGCAACATTAGTTACAAATAatccaaatatttttacaaataacaaTAATCAAAGTGAGAATAAAACAGTTGAGCATAATGATGGAGGACGAAATCATGAAACTATTAGATTACGTGACGACATTAAAAATAACTTCGATGCCATTACAAGTTGTAACCATAATTATGCTAAAAGTATTATTGATGTAgaacaaaatattcaaaatttaaacTTTGATGATATTATAGACAAAACATATGAAATACACCATATGAAAAAAggtttgaaaacagattttaaAGTAAGtattgatttaaaaaagattaaatGTTTTGTCGATGATAATCCAAACTTGTTCTCAAGATATAAAAAAGAGGATAGTAAAAGGTGCATTCAACaagcaaattttttaaaagaacaaaataatatacaaacaaattttaactCATCAGAACATGTAAAAAATTCAAGCATAGATGAATCAAAACACGAtgaaaattttacattatctacatctaaatatgtaataaaagaaTTGACAAGTCACAACACTGAAACTGAAAAAAATTGA